The sequence GTAGCGGGGGCGGCTTTTTCATTTTCATCCGACACAACGTCGAAAGCGGTTGCCATCCCGGTTGGCGCGGATGCGGCCGCGGACTTAGGAGGTGGCACGCGCATCATGACCGATCTGGCCAATCTTTCGGCTCTCACCACGACGCCCACCCAATTGCCGGTGGACTGGTACTTCGACCGGGGGATCTACGAACTGGAGCTGAAACTCCTCTTCGACCAGGGGCCCGGCTACGTCGGCCATGAGCTGATGGTGCCGGAGACCGGGGACTATCACACGCTGGAGTGGTCAGGGCACGGCAAGACGCTGTTCCGCAACGCGAACGGCATCGAACTGCTGAGCAATGTGTGCCGTCATCGCCAGGCGATCATGCTGAAGGGCCGCGGCCGCAGCGAGAACATCGTCTGTCCGCTGCATCGGTGGACTTACGACACTCAAGGCAAGCTTCTGGGCGCCCCGCACTTCCCGGGCAATCCATGCCTGGATCTGGGCAAATCGCCCCTGCAGAACTGGAACGGACTTCTTTTTTCCGGCAAGAGGAACATCGCGGCCGATCTGGCAAGCGCGGCGCTCAGGCGCGATTTCGACTTCTCCGGCTATCTGTACCACAACACGGTGATCGAGGAATACCCGATCAACTGGAAGACCTTCATCGAGGTGTACCTCGAGGACTACCACGTCGTGCCGTTCCACCCGGGACTGGGGCAGTTCGTGAACTGCGACAGCCTCAACTGGGAGTTCGGCGACTGGTACAGCGTCCAGACCGTAGGTGTCTTCCAGCGCCTGGGCAAGCCCGGCACGAACACCTACAGGCGCTGGCACGAACAGGTGCTGAAGTACTACGGAAACCAGACGCCTCCCCAGGGTGCGATCTGGCTCACGTACTACCCCAACATCATGGTCGAGTGGTACCCGCACGTGCTCGTGATCTCCACCATCATTCCGCGCGGCATCGAAGCCTGCACCAACGTGATCGAGTTCTACTATCCGGAGGACATCGCGCTCTTCGAACCGGAATTCGTGGCTGCCGAACAGGCAGCGTACGACGAGACGGCGGTGGAGGACCGCGAGATCTGCGAGCGCATGCAGGAGGGCAGGCGCGCCCTGTGGTTGCGGGGGGAGAACGAAGTGGGGCCTTATCAGTCGCCGATGGAAGACGGCATGGTCCACTTCCATGAGTTCATCCGGCGCCACCTCGAACCCGCTCTGACGTCGTTCAAGTAGTACCGTACCGACAACGCGGGGAGGTCCGCCTCCTCGCGCCGGTATCCTCCGGTTGTCCCGGTTTCCTTGCCCGGCCCGACCGGCGTCCGCCCCCCTCCGTACCCTACCTCACCCATCGTTCCTTCCGCCGATCGCCATGGGATCGCTCTGGATGCTCGCCGCCGGACTGGCCTTCGCCAGCATGGGCGTGTTCGCGAAGCTCGGTGCCGAGCATTTCTCCAGCGCGGAACTGGTCTTCTACCGGTCGGTGGTGGGCACGGTGACGCTTGGCGCCCTCGCCAGGTTTCGCGGCTGGCGGATCGCCACTCCCCACTGGCCGCTGCATCTGACCCGGGGACTGTTCGGCGTGGTTTCGCTGGGCCTCTATTTCTACTGCATTGCACACCTGCCGCTCGCGACGGCCGTCACGCTCAATTACACGTCGCCGCTCTTTCTGGCCGTCATCACCATGGTCCTCCTGCGTGAGCGGCCCCATGGACCGCTCGTGGTGGCAGTCCTCGTTTCGTTCTCGGGCGTGTTGATGCTGCTCGAGCCCACGGTGAGACAGGAACAGCTCTTCGAAGGCGCGCTCGGTCTGGGGTCCGGTCTGCTGGCAGCCTTCGCCTATGCGAACGTGAAGCGTCTGGGCGCCAGCGGCGAGCCGAGCTGGCGGGTGGTCTTCTACTTCACGGCGTTCTCCACGGTCATCGCAGCGATTGCCATGGCTTTGACGGGGGTGCATGCGCTTGGCTGGCACAACCTCTGGATCGTTCTGGGCATCGGGGCCACGGCGACGATAGGTCAGTTCGCGATGACCCGGGCCTACCACACGGGCAACACGCTCGTGGTCGGCGCCCTGTCCTTCTCCACGGTGGTGTTCTCGGCCCTGCTGGGGTGGACACTCTGGGACAAAACCCCGGCGGCGGCCGGATGGACGGGCATCAATCTCATCGTCGCCGGAGGTCTCATGAGCCTGGGTACCATGGGCCGATTGCCCAGGAAGACCTGAAGCGCCGCTCCCGGCCGCCCGCTCGAGCCGTCCGTCTGCAGTCACGGTATGCTCCGCCTGTCCAGGCCAATACGCGTTCCCACACCATGATCACCATTCAGCACGAAGGCGCACTCATCACCGTCGGAGTCTTCGGCGAGTTCGCCGTGAACGACTATCGCGAATTCGAGAAGGAAGTGCTCGCGACCGTGCGTCTTTCCGGAAAGGTCGATCTGCTCGTGGACCTGCGGGACATGATGCGCTACACGCTGGACGTCGCATGGGAGGACATCCGCTTCGTCCGTGCCCATGCGCACGATTTCCGCCGGGTCGCCGTGATCGCGCGCGACGAGCTGACCGTGTGGCTGGGATGGCTCACCCGGCTCATTTCC comes from Betaproteobacteria bacterium and encodes:
- a CDS encoding DMT family transporter — encoded protein: MLAAGLAFASMGVFAKLGAEHFSSAELVFYRSVVGTVTLGALARFRGWRIATPHWPLHLTRGLFGVVSLGLYFYCIAHLPLATAVTLNYTSPLFLAVITMVLLRERPHGPLVVAVLVSFSGVLMLLEPTVRQEQLFEGALGLGSGLLAAFAYANVKRLGASGEPSWRVVFYFTAFSTVIAAIAMALTGVHALGWHNLWIVLGIGATATIGQFAMTRAYHTGNTLVVGALSFSTVVFSALLGWTLWDKTPAAAGWTGINLIVAGGLMSLGTMGRLPRKT
- a CDS encoding aromatic ring-hydroxylating dioxygenase subunit alpha is translated as MTDLANLSALTTTPTQLPVDWYFDRGIYELELKLLFDQGPGYVGHELMVPETGDYHTLEWSGHGKTLFRNANGIELLSNVCRHRQAIMLKGRGRSENIVCPLHRWTYDTQGKLLGAPHFPGNPCLDLGKSPLQNWNGLLFSGKRNIAADLASAALRRDFDFSGYLYHNTVIEEYPINWKTFIEVYLEDYHVVPFHPGLGQFVNCDSLNWEFGDWYSVQTVGVFQRLGKPGTNTYRRWHEQVLKYYGNQTPPQGAIWLTYYPNIMVEWYPHVLVISTIIPRGIEACTNVIEFYYPEDIALFEPEFVAAEQAAYDETAVEDREICERMQEGRRALWLRGENEVGPYQSPMEDGMVHFHEFIRRHLEPALTSFK